In Treponema vincentii, a single window of DNA contains:
- the yqeC gene encoding selenium cofactor biosynthesis protein YqeC, which translates to MPARINRQCRILNFNRRSICPLTEKLRLRRGDVVSFIGSGGKTTSMITTANELAALGLRVAVTTTTKMGVREKERLNAAVSFFGTEAGGKLSAPPSGVIESLCDNYDVVLIEADGSKRRAVKGWNDTEPVIHPRTTKTVGLISTRTLGKPVNETWVHRPERFLNITTAKMNRPLRLTHIMQAVFHPNGLFFKARGTCFVLCIAPRSEHEAILTAYYRARGRRFSQRGTRSNPYLRFSCPCTGNRKPIRHPPHRCVQ; encoded by the coding sequence ATGCCGGCACGCATAAACCGACAATGTCGTATCCTCAATTTTAATCGCAGAAGTATATGCCCCCTTACGGAAAAACTCCGCCTCCGTCGCGGTGATGTCGTCTCGTTTATCGGGAGCGGCGGCAAAACTACGTCTATGATTACGACGGCGAATGAACTCGCTGCTTTGGGGTTGCGCGTTGCGGTAACTACTACTACAAAGATGGGCGTACGCGAAAAAGAACGGCTTAATGCTGCCGTGTCCTTTTTCGGCACGGAGGCAGGAGGAAAGTTGAGTGCACCGCCGTCAGGGGTAATCGAGAGTCTCTGCGATAACTATGATGTTGTTTTAATTGAAGCGGACGGCAGTAAACGGCGGGCGGTTAAGGGCTGGAACGATACCGAGCCTGTCATTCATCCTCGTACCACAAAGACGGTGGGACTTATTTCCACGCGGACGCTCGGCAAGCCGGTGAATGAAACATGGGTTCATCGGCCGGAACGGTTTTTAAACATTACTACCGCAAAGATGAACAGACCGCTGCGACTTACTCATATTATGCAAGCGGTTTTTCATCCGAACGGACTTTTTTTTAAGGCACGCGGTACCTGTTTTGTACTCTGTATCGCGCCGAGGAGCGAACATGAAGCAATCCTCACCGCTTATTATCGTGCGCGGGGCAGGCGATTTAGCCAGCGGGGTACTCGCAGTAATCCATATCTCAGGTTTTCGTGTCCTTGCACTGGAAACCGCAAACCCATCCGCCATCCGCCGCACCGTTGCGTTCAGTGA